The Bombus vancouverensis nearcticus chromosome 17, iyBomVanc1_principal, whole genome shotgun sequence genome has a window encoding:
- the LOC143303904 gene encoding omega-amidase NIT2-A-like translates to MAVTDIEYFPKYAESIPDGETSVASSNAAKENNIYVVGGTMPEIEGDKLYNTCTIWGPDGTLIAKHRKVHLFDIDIPNKITFRESDSLSPGNSLTTFDVKGCKIGIGICYDIRFEEMARIYRNKGCQMLIYPAAFNMTTGPLHWSLLQRSRANDNQLYVACISPARVP, encoded by the exons agtactttccaaaatacgccgagagtattcctgatggtgaaacgagcgttgcttcatcgaacgcagctaaagaaaacaacatctatgtagttggtggtacgatgcctgaaatagagggcgataaattgtacaatacctgtactatttggggtcccgatggaactttgatagcaaaacaccgaaag gtacatctattcgacatcgacattcctaataagattacttttcgagagagtgattcactcagtcctggtaactccctaacgacgttcgatgtgaagggctgcaaaataggtattggcatttgctatgatattagattcgaggaaatggcacgcatttatcggaacaaag gttgccaaatgctgatatatccagcggcattcaatatgaccactggaccactgcactggtcattacttcagcgttccagagcgaatgataatcaattatacgttgcctgcatatcaccggctcgtgttccttaa